One stretch of Archocentrus centrarchus isolate MPI-CPG fArcCen1 chromosome 5, fArcCen1, whole genome shotgun sequence DNA includes these proteins:
- the mkrn2 gene encoding E3 ubiquitin-protein ligase makorin-2, protein MSTKQVTCRYFLHGVCREGSRCLFSHDPSTSKPSTICKFYQRGACAYGERCRYDHIRLSSRGGGGGGASENLTGGGGSRVGRGGAKKTLVLRDRVLGVDDTFGSPSESSGSELTAAAAPQSYVDAIRTGLDASAQEQAPHPGGGAYPDLPQLCPYAATGQCVFKDSCTYLHGDLCEVCRLQVLHPHDPEQRRAHEKICLLAFEADMEKAFAAQLSQDKVCSICMDVVVQKANPSDRRFGILSSCSHIFCLACIRKWRCTRNFHNKIIKSCPQCRVISEFVIPSVYWVEDQDEKDHLIELFKSGVSKKACKYFDQGRSSCPFGGKCLYLHAFPDGTRAEAERPRKQLSSEGNVRFMNSVRLWDFIEEREQRSVPHLPSFTDDITELRELFMQMSGPSHEDESETPPAADQ, encoded by the exons GTACTTCCTCCATGGCGTGTGCAGGGAGGGCAGCCGCTGCCTCTTCTCTCACGACCCGAGCACCAGCAAACCCTCCACCATCTGTAAGTTCTACCAGAGAGGAGCATGCGCCTATGGAGAGCGCTGCAG GTATGATCACATCAGGCTGTCatccagaggaggaggagggggcggagcttCAGAGAAcctgacaggaggaggaggaagcaggGTTGGCAGAGGCGGAGCCAAGAAGACGCTGGTGCTGAGAGACAGAG TGCTTGGGGTCGATGACACGTTTGGGAGTCCATCAGAGAGCTCAGGGTCAGAGCTCACGGCAGCGGCGGCTCCTCAGTCTTATGTGGACGCCATCAGGACAGGTCTGGATGCCTCAGCCCAGGAACAAG ctcctcacccaggaggcggagCCTACCCAGACCTCCCCCAGCTGTGTCCCTATGCTGCCACCGGCCAATGTGTCTTCAAGGACAGCTGTACGTACCTCCATGGCGACCTGTGTGAGGTGTGTCGCCTGCAGGTGCTCCACCCCCACGACCCCGAGCAGAGGAGAGCGCACGAGAAG ATATGTCTGCTGGCCTTCGAGGCCGACATGGAGAAGGCGTTCGCGGCTCAGCTCAGCCAGGACAAG GTGTGCTCCATCTGCATGGATGTGGTGGTGCAGAAGGCAAACCCGTCTGACCGCCGCTTTGGCATCCTGtcctcctgcagtcacatcttcTGTCTGGCCTGCATTCGAAAGTGGCGCTGCACCCGAAACTTCCACAACAAGATCATCAA GTCGTGCCCACAGTGTCGGGTCATCTCAGAGTTCGTCATCCCTTCGGTGTACTGGGTGGAGGACCAGGATGAGAAGGACCACCTTATTGAACTCTTCAAGTCTGGAGTCAG caagaAGGCCTGTAAGTACTTCGATCAGGGTCGCAGCTCGTGTCCTTTTGGTGGGAAGTGTTTGTACCTCCATGCCTTCCCGGATGGAACTCGGGCGGAGGCCGAGCGCCCGCGGAAGCAGCTGAGCTCCGAGGGGAACGTGCGG TTCATGAACAGCGTCCGCCTGTGGGACTTCATTGAGGAGCGCGAGCAGCGGTCTGTCCCACACCTGCCGTCCTTtactgatgacatcacagaaCTGAGGGAGCTCTTCATGCAGATGTCGGGGCCGAGCCACGAAGACGAGTCGGAGACCCCGCCCGCTGCTGACCAGTAA